CCCGAAGAGGGCGAATTCCCCTGCGTATAGCCCCCTCACCCGAGCCACCTTATGCGCTACCTCATCATCGGTGCAGGCGCCATCGGCACCTATTTAGGCGTCAACCTGGCCCATGCAGGGCAGGAAGTCACCTTCCTTGCCCGACCTGCCACCGCGGCGCACCTGCGGGCGCACGGCCTGAGCCTGACCACCGCGGAGGGCGAAGTTCGACGCATCGCTGCCCCCCAGGTAGCGGCATCGCCTGCCGAGGCGCTGGAAAACAGCCGCTACGACGCCGCCCTGCTGGCGCTGAAAACCTACCACACCCCCGCTTTCCTGGAAAGCATCGCGCCGTGGCGGGCGCAATTCCCGCCGGTAGTTTGCCTGCAAAACGGTGTGGAAGCCGAAGCCGTGCTGGCGGCATTCCTGGGGGAAGGCCAGGTGCTCGCGGGCACCGTAACCACCGCGGTGGCGCGCCGCGCGGCCGGGCAGGCCACGGTCGAGCGGCCGCGCGGGGTAGGGTTGACCGCCAACCACCCGCTGGCCGAGCCCTTGGCCGCGGCGCTGCAAGCCGCCGGGGTAGCAACACGGCTTTACCCCAACGGCGCGGCGATGAAATGGTCAAAACTGCT
The sequence above is drawn from the Chloroflexota bacterium genome and encodes:
- a CDS encoding ketopantoate reductase family protein gives rise to the protein MRYLIIGAGAIGTYLGVNLAHAGQEVTFLARPATAAHLRAHGLSLTTAEGEVRRIAAPQVAASPAEALENSRYDAALLALKTYHTPAFLESIAPWRAQFPPVVCLQNGVEAEAVLAAFLGEGQVLAGTVTTAVARRAAGQATVERPRGVGLTANHPLAEPLAAALQAAGVATRLYPNGAAMKWSKLLTNLLGNATSAILDMPPAEIFAHPDLAHLETAQLREALAVMAALGLPVVDLPGVSVRRLAWAIRWLPQLLLQPLLQKAVGSGRGGKMPSFHIDLHGGRGQTEVDALNGAVVRYGKRLGIPTPVNRTLTETLQALTQGELALEAFRHKPEALLRRVAAQP